A single region of the Triticum dicoccoides isolate Atlit2015 ecotype Zavitan chromosome 2B, WEW_v2.0, whole genome shotgun sequence genome encodes:
- the LOC119365333 gene encoding probable LRR receptor-like serine/threonine-protein kinase At1g56130, whose product MRRGSQPLHGHGAALALALLLLAAAAHAQRTLRTHAGDAAALNAVFAKLGQKASSSWNISGNLCTGAATDDTDIDNDPNFNPAIKCLCSTGNASVCRITRLKIYALDAVGPIPEELWNLTSLTNLNLAQNYLTGPIPSFIEKLDQMQYLSLGINALSGPLPKELGNLTNLVSLGIGSNKFNGSLPSELGNLAKLEQMYIDSAGLSGPLPASLSSLTKMKILWASDNDFTGQIPDYIGSWSLTELRFQGNSFEGPIPATLSNLAQLTSLRIGDILNGSSSSLAFVNNMTSLSTLVLRNCRISDKLSSIDFSKLTSLDLLDLSFNNITGQVPQTLLNLNSLKFLFLGNNSLSGNLPSSIGSSLKNLDFSYNQLSGTVPSWAKDSQLNLVTNNFVADSSSNSVLPTGWGCLQRNTPCFLGSPQSSSFAVDSGSRRPVSGSDNSFYESDDASLGPASFYVTGAQTWGVSNVGRFMDAQNGSYIIYSSRQFLNTLDTELFRNARMSPSSIRYFGIGLENGNYTVTLQFAEFDFPDGQSWKSTGRRVFDIYVQGVRKEQNFDIRKTAGGKSYTAVRKQYIVPVTKNFLEIHLFWAGKGTCCIPTQGYYGPAISALSATPNFTPRVRNAAAKKNGSKTGVIVGVIVGLAVLGLVAFAAIFVWRQKKRKLSLEQEELYSIVGRPNVLSYGELRSATDNFSPDNLLGQGGYGSVYKGKLTDGRFVAVKQLSEKSHQGKREFATEIETISRVQHRNLVKLYGCCLEGNKPLLVYEYLENGSLDHALFGKGKSSLDWPTRFEICLGVARGLSYLHEESSIRVVHRDIKASNILLDANLNPKISDFGLAKLYDDQKTHVSTKVAGTFGYLAPEYAMRGHMTEKIDVFAFGVVVLETLAGRPNYSTKDENKVYIFEWVWELYEDNRALDVVDPRLEEFDSEEVLRAIKVALLCTQGSPHQRPPMSRVVAMLTGDVEAPDVVTKPSYITEWQIKGGNTTYMSTDVSGQSSSAPRPHSSTSQTSSPFLSSVIDEGR is encoded by the exons ATGAGGCGGGGGAGCCAGCCCCTCCATGGCCACGGCGCCGCGCTCGCGCTCGCGCTGCTGCTTCTCGCGGCGGCCGCCCATGCTCAGCGGACCCTGAGGACCCATGCGGGCGACG CGGCGGCGCTGAACGCGGTGTTCGCCAAACTCGGCCAGAAGGCGTCGTCCTCATGGAACATCAGCGGCAACCTCTGCACCGGCGCCGCCACGGACGACACCGACATCGACAACGACCCCAACTTCAACCCGGCCATCAAGTGCCTCTGCTCCACCGGCAACGCCTCCGTCTGCCGCATCACAAGGCT GAAAATATACGCCTTGGACGCGGTCGGCCCGATACCAGAAGAGCTGTGGAACCTCACCAGCCTCACCAATTT GAATTTAGCACAAAATTACTTAACAGGGCCTATACCATCGTTCATTGAGAAGCTGGATCAGATGCAGTACTT GAGTTTGGGCATCAATGCGTTATCTGGACCTCTACCAAAGGAGCTCGGGAACCTTACGAATCTTGTATCACT GGGCATTGGCTCAAACAAATTTAATGGCTCACTACCTTCGGAGTTGGGAAACCTGGCCAAACTTGAACAAAT GTACATCGACAGTGCTGGCCTTAGTGGCCCACTACCAGCGTCACTTTCCAGCCTTACGAAAATGAAAATATT GTGGGCATCAGATAATGATTTTACTGGCCAGATACCAGATTATATTGGGAGCTGGAGTTTAACAGAGCT GAGGTTTCAAGGCAATTCTTTCGAAGGTCCGATTCCAGCTACTCTTTCCAATCTTGCCCAATTGACAAGCTT ACGAATCGGTGATATATTAAATGGGAGTTCTTCTTCACTGGCATTCGTCAATAACATGACATCTTTGAGCACCTT GGTTTTGAGGAACTGCAGGATATCTGATAAGCTTTCATCGATTGACTTTTCAAAGTTGACGAGTTTAGACTTACT GGATTTGAGTTTCAACAATATCACAGGCCAAGTACCACAAACCTTGTTGAATCTGAACTCACTAAAGTTCTT ATTTCTTGGGAATAATAGCCTTTCAGGGAATCTCCCAAGCTCAATAGGATCTTCGCTTAAAAATTT AGATTTTTCTTACAACCAGCTCTCAGGAACTGTTCCTTCTTGGGCTAAAGATTCACAATT GAATCTGGTGACAAATAATTTCGTGGCTGATAGTTCCAGCAACAG TGTCTTACCTACGGGGTGGGGGTGCCTTCAGCGTAATACACCATGTTTTCTTGGTTCGCCACAGT CTTCTTCATTTGCTGTGGACTCTGGTAGTAGGCGACCCGTATCAGGCTCAGATAATTCTTTCTACGAATCTGATGATGCAAGTCTTGGACCTGCGTCATTTTATGTTACAGGAGCACAAACATGGGGTGTTAGCAATGTTGGAAGGTTCATGGATGCACAGAATGGCAGTTATATAATCTACAGTTCACGCCAGTTTCTGAATACACTTGACACAGAACTGTTCCGGAATGCAAGGATGTCACCTTCATCCATAAGATACTTTGGTATTGGACTTGAAAATGGAAACTATACAGTTACACTACAATTTGCAGAGTTTGACTTCCCAGATGGTCAGTCTTGGAAGAGCACGGGGAGAAGGGTTTTCGATATATATGTTCAG GGTGTGCGTAAAGAACAGAACTTTGACATAAGGAAGACGGCAGGCGGGAAATCTTACACTGCTGTTAGGAAGCAGTACATTGTTCCTGTCACAAAGAACTTTCTTGAGATTCATCTCTTCTGGGCTGGCAAGGGCACTTGCTGCATTCCTACTCAAGGCTACTACGGGCCTGCGATCTCAGCTTTGAGTGCAACACCAA ATTTCACCCCTAGAGTGCGTAATGCTGCGGCAAAGAAGAATGGTAGTAAAACAGGCGTGATTGTCGGAGTTATAGTTGGTCTAGCAGTTTTAGGATTGGTAGCATTTGCCGCGATCTTTGTTTGGAGGCAGAAAAAGAGAAAACTATCATTGGAGCAAGAAG AGCTCTACAGTATTGTGGGAAGACCTAATGTCCTCAGTTATGGTGAGCTGAGGTCAGCTACTGATAATTTCAGTCCTGATAACCTTCTTGGTCAAGGAGGATATGGATCAGTTTATAAG GGAAAGTTAACTGATGGTAGGTTCGTGGCAGTGAAGCAGCTGTCTGAAAAATCTCATCAGGGAAAAAGGGAATTTGCAACGGAAATAGAAACTATATCTCGAGTGCAACACCGTAATCTGGTGAAGCTGTATGGTTGCTGCCTTGAGGGCAATAAGCCACTGCTGGTTTATGAGTACCTGGAGAATGGAAGCCTGGACCATGCTCTGTTTG GCAAAGGGAAGTCAAGCCTAGACTGGCCAACGCGTTTTGAGATATGCTTAGGCGTCGCAAGAGGTCTGTCCTATCTTCATGAAGAGTCTAGCATCCGTGTTGTGCACAGGGACATCAAGGCCAGCAATATCTTACTTGATGCCAATCTCAATCCTAAGATCTCGGATTTCGGGCTCGCCAAACTTTATGATGACCAGAAGACACATGTGAGCACCAAGGTTGCTGGTACATT TGGTTATCTCGCACCTGAGTATGCCATGAGAGGCCATATGACAGAGAAGATCGACGTGTTTGCATTCGGTGTCGTGGTATTGGAGACTTTAGCTGGAAGACCAAACTACAGTACAAAGGACGAGAACAAGGTTTATATTTTCGAATGG GTGTGGGAACTATACGAGGACAACCGCGCGCTGGACGTTGTGGACCCGAGGCTGGAAGAGTTCGACAGCGAGGAGGTGCTCCGTGCCATCAAGGTGGCACTGCTCTGCACCCAGGGCTCGCCCCACCAGCGCCCCCCCATGTCGAGGGTGGTGGCGATGCTGACGGGCGACGTCGAGGCGCCCGACGTGGTGACCAAGCCGAGCTACATCACGGAGTGGCAGATCAAGGGCGGCAACACCACCTACATGAGCACCGATGTCAGCGGGCAGTCAAGCTCTGCGCCAAGGCCCCATTCGTCGACGTCCCAAACCTCGTCGCCGTTCCTGAGCTCCGTCATTGACGAAGGCCGCTGA
- the LOC119365334 gene encoding probable LRR receptor-like serine/threonine-protein kinase At1g56130 isoform X1 gives MGLPSPGWSSCLRHGSVLLLPLLLSALLCSSWRAAAQAQAPPPPPQTDPTEAAAVNAILGKLGLAAPASWNISGNPCSGAATDDTPLDDNPNFNPAIKCDCTDQNGTLCHVTRLKINSLDAAGPIPEELRNLTHLIKLDFRKNSLTGPLPAFIGELTALKYITVGTNALSGPVPKELSNLTDLVSLALGSNHFNGSLPDELGKLTKLQQLYIDSNDFTGSLPAALSQLTNLSTLWASDNSFTGQIPDFLGSLTNMTQLRLQGNSFQGPIPRSLSNLIKLTSLRIGDIVNGSSSMAFVGNMKSLGELVLRNGKISDTLASVDFSKFVNLTLLDLSFNNITGQMPRSIFDLPMLSYLFLGNNSLSGSLPATKSPLLANLDFSYNHLSGSFPSWVTQKNLQLNLVANDFVIDSSNNSVLPFGLNCLQRNTPCSLGSPHSSSLAVDCGGSRTISGSDNAMYQADNANLGAASYYVGGAPIWGVSSSGRFMDPPNGSYIIYSSRQFQNTLDSGLFQTARMSPSSLRYYGLGLENGNYTVTLQFAEFDSPDPQAWKSRARRVFDIYLQGERREQNFDIRKAAGGKSFVVVKKQYVVPVVKNFLEIHLFWAGKGTCCIPTQGYYGPAISALSATPNFIPTVHYSVDSKSSNKTGVIVGVVIGVAVCLLAALAGVFVWRQKRKKMLLELEELYTIVGKPNVFSYSELRSATENFDSSNLLGAGGYGSVYKGKLSDGRVVAVKQLSESSNQGKVQFATEIETISRVQHRNLVKLYGCCLESKTPLLVYECLENGSLDHALFAKGGLNLDWPRRFEICLGIARGIAYLHEESSVRIVHRDIKASNVLLDADLNPKISDFGLAKLYDDKKTHVSTKVAGTFGYLAPEYAMRGHMTEKIDVFAFGVVALEIVAGESNHHTTLEEETTYIFEKVWDLYENGNPLDFVDPKLSKFNSEEVLRVIRVALICTQGSPHRRPSMSRVVSMLTGDADLAGEEVIKPSYITEWQVKAGSSSSYTGTSSQAGLSSSSTTQQSSGGGHAAGGDATPATGNPSPMFTSIIDEGR, from the exons aTGGGTCTTCCGAGTCCAGGGTGGAGCTcgtgcctccgccatggctccgtgcTCCTCTTGCCGCTGCTCCTGTCAGCCCTGCTGTGTTCTTCCTGGAGGGCGGCCGCTCAGGCTcaggctccgccgccgccgccgcagaccGACCCGACCGAAG CGGCGGCCGTGAACGCGATACTGGGGAAGCTGGGGCTAGCGGCGCCGGCGTCGTGGAACATCAGCGGCAACCCCTGCAGCGGCGCCGCCACGGACGACACGCCGCTGGACGACAACCCCAACTTCAACCCGGCCATCAAGTGCGACTGCACCGACCAGAACGGCACCCTCTGCCACGTCACCAGACT GAAGATAAACTCGCTGGACGCGGCTGGCCCCATTCCGGAAGAGTTGCGGAACCTCACCCACCTCATCAAACT GGACTTCAGGAAAAATAGCTTGACCGGCCCTTTGCCAGCGTTCATCGGAGAACTGACTGCGCTGAAGTACAT AACCGTGGGCACCAATGCATTATCCGGACCTGTCCCAAAGGAGCTTTCGAATCTTACAGATCTCGTATCACT TGCATTGGGCTCAAACCATTTTAACGGCTCACTTCCAGATGAGCTGGGAAAATTGACAAAGCTTCAGCAGCT GtacattgatagtaatgacttcactggTTCTCTACCAGCGGCGCTGTCCCAGCTTACAAACCTTTCAACCTT GTGGGCATCAGACAATAGTTTCACCGGGCAGATACCTGATTTTCTTGGGAGTTTGACCAACATGACCCAACT GAGGCTCCAAGGGAACTCTTTTCAAGGACCGATTCCCAGAAGTCTTTCTAATCTTATCAAGTTGACAAGCCT gagaataggcgatattgtAAATGGAAGCTCTTCAATGGCGTTTGTCGGAAACATGAAATCTTTGGGTGAACT AGTATTGAGGAACGGCAAGATATCTGACACACTTGCATCAGTAGACTTCTCCAAATTTGTAAATCTGACTTTACT GGATTTGAGTTTTAACAATATCACAGGCCAAATGCCTCggtcaatctttgatcttcctATGCTTAGTTATCT ATTTCTTGGCAATAATAGCCTTTCGGGAAGTCTACCAGCCACGAAATCTCCGCTACTCGCCAATTT AGATTTTTCATACAACCACCTCTCAGGAAGCTTTCCTTCTTGGGTTACCCAGAAAAACCTACAATT GAATTTGGTGGCAAATGACTTTGTGATCGATAGCTCCAATAACAG TGTTTTGCCGTTTGGTTTGAATTGTCTTCAGCGAAATACCCCCTGTTCTCTTGGCTCTCCGCACT CTTCCTCCTTAGCGGTGGACTGTGGTGGTAGTAGAACCATATCAGGCTCAGACAATGCCATGTATCAGGCTGATAATGCCAATCTTGGTGCTGCATCATATTATGTTGGGGGTGCACCTATCTGGGGTGTTAGCAGTAGTGGAAGATTCATGGACCCACCCAATGGAAGTTACATAATCTACAGTTCACGCCAATTTCAGAACACACTAGATTCTGGACTGTTCCAAACAGCAAGGATGTCACCATCGTCTTTGAGATACTATGGCCTTGGACTCGAGAATGGAAACTATACAGTGACACTTCAGTTTGCAGAGTTTGACTCCCCTGATCCACAGGCTTGGAAAAGCAGAGCGAGAAGAGTTTTTGATATCTATCTCCAG GGAGAGCGCAGGGAGCAGAACTTCGACATAAGAAAGGCTGCAGGAGGGAAATCTTTCGTTGTTGTAAAGAAGCAGTATGTTGTTCCTGTGGTAAAAAACTTCCTTGAGATTCATCTCTTCTGGGCTGGCAAGGGTACTTGCTGCATTCCTACTCAAGGCTACTATGGGCCTGCAATATCGGCTTTGAGCGCAACCCCAA ATTTCATCCCTACTGTGCATTACTCTGTGGACAGCAAGAGCAGCAATAAAACTGGTGTGATTGTTGGAGTCGTAATTGGTGTTGCTGTTTGTTTGCTGGCTGCTCTTGCTGGAGTCTTTGTATGGaggcagaaaaggaaaaaaatgttaTTGGAGTTAGAAG AGCTGTACACTATAGTTGGAAAACCAAATGTATTCAGTTATAGTGAGCTAAGATCAGCCACAGAAAATTTTGATTCCAGTAACCTACTTGGTGCAGGAGGATATGGATCGGTTTACAAG GGTAAGTTAAGTGATGGAAGAGTGGTGGCAGTGAAGCAGCTCTCTGAATCATCTAATCAGGGGAAAGTTCAATTTGCTACAGAAATAGAGACTATATCAAGGGTGCAACACCGTAATCTCGTGAAGTTGTATGGCTGCTGCCTCGAGAGCAAGACACCACTGTTGGTTTATGAGTGCCTGGAGAATGGAAGCCTTGATCACGCACTGTTTG CAAAGGGAGGCTTGAACCTAGACTGGCCAAGACGATTCGAGATATGCTTAGGCATAGCAAGAGGTATAGCTTATCTTCACGAGGAGTCGAGCGTCCGCATTGTGCACAGGGACATTAAGGCCAGCAATGTCTTGCTAGATGCCGATCTCAACCCAAAGATCTCGGATTTCGGGCTTGCCAAGCTTTATGATGACAAGAAGACTCATGTGAGCACAAAAGTTGCAGGCACATT TGGTTACCTTGCACCTGAGTACGCCATGAGAGGTCACATGACTGAGAAGATTGATGTTTTTGCATTCGGCGTGGTAGCGCTGGAGATTGTTGCTGGTGAATCAAACCATCACACCACGCTTGAAGAGGAGACAACTTATATATTTGAAAAG GTGTGGGATCTTTACGAGAACGGCAACCCCCTGGACTTCGTGGACCCCAAGCTCTCGAAGTTCAATAGTGAGGAGGTGCTCCGGGTGATCCGCGTCGCGCTCATCTGCACCCAGGGATCGCCCCACCGTCGGCCGTCCATGTCAAGGGTGGTGTCGATGCTCACGGGAGACGCCGACTTGGCCGGGgaggaggtgatcaagccgagctACATCACGGAGTGGCAGGTCAAGGCCGGGAGCAGCAGCAGCTACACGGGCACGAGCAGCCAGGCCGGCCTGTCGTCATCGTCGACCACGCAGCAGTCTTCCGGCGGCGGCCATGCTGCGGGTGGGGATGCCACGCCGGCGACCGGAAACCCGTCGCCGATGTTCACCTCCATCATCGACGAGGGCAGGTGA
- the LOC119365334 gene encoding probable LRR receptor-like serine/threonine-protein kinase At1g56130 isoform X2 gives MAQWACLPARRNGESVAAAQILSFKDSRVLPVRHRRDFRKNSLTGPLPAFIGELTALKYITVGTNALSGPVPKELSNLTDLVSLALGSNHFNGSLPDELGKLTKLQQLYIDSNDFTGSLPAALSQLTNLSTLWASDNSFTGQIPDFLGSLTNMTQLRLQGNSFQGPIPRSLSNLIKLTSLRIGDIVNGSSSMAFVGNMKSLGELVLRNGKISDTLASVDFSKFVNLTLLDLSFNNITGQMPRSIFDLPMLSYLFLGNNSLSGSLPATKSPLLANLDFSYNHLSGSFPSWVTQKNLQLNLVANDFVIDSSNNSVLPFGLNCLQRNTPCSLGSPHSSSLAVDCGGSRTISGSDNAMYQADNANLGAASYYVGGAPIWGVSSSGRFMDPPNGSYIIYSSRQFQNTLDSGLFQTARMSPSSLRYYGLGLENGNYTVTLQFAEFDSPDPQAWKSRARRVFDIYLQGERREQNFDIRKAAGGKSFVVVKKQYVVPVVKNFLEIHLFWAGKGTCCIPTQGYYGPAISALSATPNFIPTVHYSVDSKSSNKTGVIVGVVIGVAVCLLAALAGVFVWRQKRKKMLLELEELYTIVGKPNVFSYSELRSATENFDSSNLLGAGGYGSVYKGKLSDGRVVAVKQLSESSNQGKVQFATEIETISRVQHRNLVKLYGCCLESKTPLLVYECLENGSLDHALFAKGGLNLDWPRRFEICLGIARGIAYLHEESSVRIVHRDIKASNVLLDADLNPKISDFGLAKLYDDKKTHVSTKVAGTFGYLAPEYAMRGHMTEKIDVFAFGVVALEIVAGESNHHTTLEEETTYIFEKVWDLYENGNPLDFVDPKLSKFNSEEVLRVIRVALICTQGSPHRRPSMSRVVSMLTGDADLAGEEVIKPSYITEWQVKAGSSSSYTGTSSQAGLSSSSTTQQSSGGGHAAGGDATPATGNPSPMFTSIIDEGR, from the exons ATGGCGCAGTGGGCTTGCCTCCCCGCCCGCCGCAACGGCGAGTCCGTCGCTGCTGCTCAGATTTTAAGCTTCAAAGACAGTAGAGTGCTCCCAGTGCGCCACCGGAG GGACTTCAGGAAAAATAGCTTGACCGGCCCTTTGCCAGCGTTCATCGGAGAACTGACTGCGCTGAAGTACAT AACCGTGGGCACCAATGCATTATCCGGACCTGTCCCAAAGGAGCTTTCGAATCTTACAGATCTCGTATCACT TGCATTGGGCTCAAACCATTTTAACGGCTCACTTCCAGATGAGCTGGGAAAATTGACAAAGCTTCAGCAGCT GtacattgatagtaatgacttcactggTTCTCTACCAGCGGCGCTGTCCCAGCTTACAAACCTTTCAACCTT GTGGGCATCAGACAATAGTTTCACCGGGCAGATACCTGATTTTCTTGGGAGTTTGACCAACATGACCCAACT GAGGCTCCAAGGGAACTCTTTTCAAGGACCGATTCCCAGAAGTCTTTCTAATCTTATCAAGTTGACAAGCCT gagaataggcgatattgtAAATGGAAGCTCTTCAATGGCGTTTGTCGGAAACATGAAATCTTTGGGTGAACT AGTATTGAGGAACGGCAAGATATCTGACACACTTGCATCAGTAGACTTCTCCAAATTTGTAAATCTGACTTTACT GGATTTGAGTTTTAACAATATCACAGGCCAAATGCCTCggtcaatctttgatcttcctATGCTTAGTTATCT ATTTCTTGGCAATAATAGCCTTTCGGGAAGTCTACCAGCCACGAAATCTCCGCTACTCGCCAATTT AGATTTTTCATACAACCACCTCTCAGGAAGCTTTCCTTCTTGGGTTACCCAGAAAAACCTACAATT GAATTTGGTGGCAAATGACTTTGTGATCGATAGCTCCAATAACAG TGTTTTGCCGTTTGGTTTGAATTGTCTTCAGCGAAATACCCCCTGTTCTCTTGGCTCTCCGCACT CTTCCTCCTTAGCGGTGGACTGTGGTGGTAGTAGAACCATATCAGGCTCAGACAATGCCATGTATCAGGCTGATAATGCCAATCTTGGTGCTGCATCATATTATGTTGGGGGTGCACCTATCTGGGGTGTTAGCAGTAGTGGAAGATTCATGGACCCACCCAATGGAAGTTACATAATCTACAGTTCACGCCAATTTCAGAACACACTAGATTCTGGACTGTTCCAAACAGCAAGGATGTCACCATCGTCTTTGAGATACTATGGCCTTGGACTCGAGAATGGAAACTATACAGTGACACTTCAGTTTGCAGAGTTTGACTCCCCTGATCCACAGGCTTGGAAAAGCAGAGCGAGAAGAGTTTTTGATATCTATCTCCAG GGAGAGCGCAGGGAGCAGAACTTCGACATAAGAAAGGCTGCAGGAGGGAAATCTTTCGTTGTTGTAAAGAAGCAGTATGTTGTTCCTGTGGTAAAAAACTTCCTTGAGATTCATCTCTTCTGGGCTGGCAAGGGTACTTGCTGCATTCCTACTCAAGGCTACTATGGGCCTGCAATATCGGCTTTGAGCGCAACCCCAA ATTTCATCCCTACTGTGCATTACTCTGTGGACAGCAAGAGCAGCAATAAAACTGGTGTGATTGTTGGAGTCGTAATTGGTGTTGCTGTTTGTTTGCTGGCTGCTCTTGCTGGAGTCTTTGTATGGaggcagaaaaggaaaaaaatgttaTTGGAGTTAGAAG AGCTGTACACTATAGTTGGAAAACCAAATGTATTCAGTTATAGTGAGCTAAGATCAGCCACAGAAAATTTTGATTCCAGTAACCTACTTGGTGCAGGAGGATATGGATCGGTTTACAAG GGTAAGTTAAGTGATGGAAGAGTGGTGGCAGTGAAGCAGCTCTCTGAATCATCTAATCAGGGGAAAGTTCAATTTGCTACAGAAATAGAGACTATATCAAGGGTGCAACACCGTAATCTCGTGAAGTTGTATGGCTGCTGCCTCGAGAGCAAGACACCACTGTTGGTTTATGAGTGCCTGGAGAATGGAAGCCTTGATCACGCACTGTTTG CAAAGGGAGGCTTGAACCTAGACTGGCCAAGACGATTCGAGATATGCTTAGGCATAGCAAGAGGTATAGCTTATCTTCACGAGGAGTCGAGCGTCCGCATTGTGCACAGGGACATTAAGGCCAGCAATGTCTTGCTAGATGCCGATCTCAACCCAAAGATCTCGGATTTCGGGCTTGCCAAGCTTTATGATGACAAGAAGACTCATGTGAGCACAAAAGTTGCAGGCACATT TGGTTACCTTGCACCTGAGTACGCCATGAGAGGTCACATGACTGAGAAGATTGATGTTTTTGCATTCGGCGTGGTAGCGCTGGAGATTGTTGCTGGTGAATCAAACCATCACACCACGCTTGAAGAGGAGACAACTTATATATTTGAAAAG GTGTGGGATCTTTACGAGAACGGCAACCCCCTGGACTTCGTGGACCCCAAGCTCTCGAAGTTCAATAGTGAGGAGGTGCTCCGGGTGATCCGCGTCGCGCTCATCTGCACCCAGGGATCGCCCCACCGTCGGCCGTCCATGTCAAGGGTGGTGTCGATGCTCACGGGAGACGCCGACTTGGCCGGGgaggaggtgatcaagccgagctACATCACGGAGTGGCAGGTCAAGGCCGGGAGCAGCAGCAGCTACACGGGCACGAGCAGCCAGGCCGGCCTGTCGTCATCGTCGACCACGCAGCAGTCTTCCGGCGGCGGCCATGCTGCGGGTGGGGATGCCACGCCGGCGACCGGAAACCCGTCGCCGATGTTCACCTCCATCATCGACGAGGGCAGGTGA